In Bradysia coprophila strain Holo2 unplaced genomic scaffold, BU_Bcop_v1 contig_313, whole genome shotgun sequence, one genomic interval encodes:
- the LOC119079253 gene encoding deoxynucleoside kinase-like, giving the protein MDKSSELISSTRVDRPLRVSVEGNIGSGKTTFLNYCQHRRNDVDVAFEPVSQWTNLNGTNLLSNFYGDPGKWAMPFQSYVSLTMLELWSRRSDKEICLTERSLLSSRYCFLEAMRSSGTLDPAMYSILVQWHAFYVSKFDFVTPHAIVYLETTPTVAHRRMLSRSRTEESSVPLAYLEQLDALHGIWLRREQTANIPIFVIDADQPMDTLIKSYDECLGNLKLLRL; this is encoded by the exons ATGGATAAATCAAGTGAATTGATCTCATCTACTCGAGTTGACCGGCCTCTTCGGGTCTCAGTCGAGGGGAACATTGGCAGTGGTAAGACCACTTTCCTCAACTACTGCCAACACCGACGAAATGACGTAGATGTTGCATTCGAACCTGTAAGCCAGTGGACCAACCTGAATGGGACCAACCTCCTG AGCAATTTCTATGGTGACCCGGGTAAATGGGCAATGCCATTTCAATCATACGTGAGCCTGACGATGCTGGAACTGTGGTCCCGAAGATCTGACAAGGAAATCTGCTTGACTGAACGATCGCTACTGAGCTCCAG GTATTGTTTCCTTGAGGCCATGAGGTCAAGTGGTACGCTCGATCCTGCTATGTACTCTATACTTGTCCAGTGGCATGCATTTTATGTTAGCAAATTCGATTTTGTCACTCCCCACGCTATAG TGTATTTGGAAACCACGCCGACTGTTGCTCATCGTCGTATGCTGTCTCGGTCTCGTACTGAAGAATCTTCCGTACCTCTGGCTTACCTCGAGCAATTGGACGCATTGCACGGAATTTGGCTCCGTAGAGAGCAGACAGCTAACATACCA ATATTCGTTATCGATGCCGACCAGCCGATGGACACGTTGATAAAGAGTTACGACGAGTGCTTGGGCAATTTGAAATTACTGCGACTATAG